Proteins from a single region of Abyssalbus ytuae:
- a CDS encoding ComEC/Rec2 family competence protein, with amino-acid sequence MVGILLGHYINFNPKTILIITLAFLSLLLSLYLYLNKKYCQSEIFSIFAFFTTISIGILTQSLHKKDNHLNHYTKFIKENTSYPLTMRIHKKLNSGKLYERFEIEILNIDNKETSGKAILNMRKDSTLHQMNIDEVYYTLTGLNKLNDPLNPDQFNYKNYLKKQHIYHQLYLNPNELKLLSGNITTIYGLAALARSKINNSLEKYSFTKNELSVINALLLGQRQDISEEVYNNYTSAGAIHILAVSGLHVGIILLILSYILKPLDYFKKGNIIKLLLILISLWSFAIIAGLSASVVRAVTMFSLVAYAMHIKRATNIYNILAISMFILLLFKPYFIFDVGFQLSYIAVFAIVWIQPIIYRWWVPKFKAVNFFWEIFTVTIAAQLGIIPISLYYFHQFPGLFFISNLVIIPLLGIILGFGIIIIIMALMNVPSNIIFSFYGKIIDTMNKFVWWIAGQEDFLFKDIPFNINLLIASYVFIISFIFFIKKITRQRIIALLISFILVQVAFIYNKYSIQKTQYFIVFHKNRNTVTGYHNGRELTLSEISFENDKIIKSYAIANQISDINSLENKNVFDLKKRGILLVIDSAGVYNIENIKTDHILLKNSPKINLNRAIDIINPKQIIADGSNYKSYIEKWKVSCNERKIPFHATGEKGAYIIKLE; translated from the coding sequence GTGGTAGGAATACTATTGGGCCACTATATTAATTTTAACCCGAAAACAATTCTTATTATAACCCTGGCGTTTCTTTCTCTCCTACTCTCACTTTATTTGTACCTGAACAAAAAGTATTGTCAAAGTGAAATTTTCAGCATATTTGCTTTTTTTACCACCATTAGTATAGGAATTTTAACCCAAAGTCTGCATAAAAAAGACAATCACTTAAATCATTATACAAAATTCATAAAAGAGAATACCTCCTATCCTCTTACTATGAGAATACATAAAAAACTTAATTCCGGGAAGTTGTATGAAAGATTCGAAATAGAAATTTTAAATATCGATAACAAAGAAACGTCAGGAAAAGCGATCCTCAATATGAGGAAAGATTCAACTCTTCATCAAATGAATATAGATGAAGTTTACTATACCCTCACCGGGTTAAATAAACTTAATGACCCTCTCAATCCTGATCAGTTTAACTATAAAAACTACTTGAAGAAACAGCATATTTATCATCAACTATATTTGAATCCTAATGAACTAAAATTATTATCTGGAAATATTACTACTATATATGGCCTGGCTGCCTTAGCCAGATCAAAAATTAATAATTCTCTTGAAAAATATTCTTTTACTAAAAACGAACTCTCTGTCATAAATGCCTTATTACTGGGACAACGCCAGGATATATCGGAAGAAGTTTATAATAATTATACCAGTGCCGGAGCTATACATATTTTAGCAGTTTCAGGATTACATGTGGGTATTATATTGCTGATTCTAAGTTATATTTTAAAGCCTCTGGATTATTTTAAAAAAGGAAATATTATTAAACTTCTCCTTATATTAATATCCTTATGGAGTTTTGCCATAATTGCCGGCTTATCAGCATCGGTGGTAAGAGCTGTTACCATGTTTTCACTGGTTGCTTATGCCATGCATATTAAAAGGGCTACTAATATTTATAATATCCTGGCCATATCAATGTTTATTTTGCTCCTTTTTAAGCCTTACTTTATATTTGATGTGGGTTTTCAATTAAGTTACATTGCTGTTTTTGCTATTGTATGGATTCAGCCAATCATTTATAGATGGTGGGTTCCTAAGTTTAAAGCAGTTAATTTTTTCTGGGAGATATTTACCGTAACAATTGCTGCACAATTGGGTATAATCCCCATTAGTTTATATTATTTTCATCAGTTCCCCGGATTATTTTTTATATCTAACCTTGTAATCATACCTCTTTTGGGAATAATTCTCGGGTTTGGCATTATAATAATTATAATGGCATTAATGAATGTTCCTTCTAATATTATTTTCTCTTTTTATGGAAAAATAATTGATACCATGAACAAATTTGTGTGGTGGATTGCGGGTCAGGAAGACTTTTTATTTAAAGATATCCCTTTTAACATCAACTTACTCATAGCTTCATATGTTTTTATAATTAGCTTTATTTTTTTCATTAAAAAGATTACACGTCAACGAATAATTGCACTCTTAATATCATTTATATTGGTGCAGGTTGCTTTTATCTATAATAAATACAGTATACAAAAAACTCAATATTTCATCGTATTTCATAAAAACAGAAACACGGTGACAGGGTATCATAACGGCCGGGAACTAACCCTATCGGAAATATCATTTGAAAATGATAAGATTATAAAAAGTTATGCTATAGCCAATCAAATATCAGACATTAATTCCCTGGAAAATAAAAATGTGTTTGATTTAAAGAAGCGAGGTATTTTACTGGTTATTGATAGTGCAGGTGTTTATAATATTGAAAATATAAAAACTGATCATATACTTTTAAAAAATTCTCCAAAAATAAATCTTAACAGGGCGATTGATATCATAAACCCTAAACAGATTATTGCCGATGGAAGTAATTATAAAAGCTATATTGAAAAGTGGAAAGTATCATGTAATGAAAGAAAAATCCCTTTTCACGCTACGGGCGAAAAGGGAGCATATATTATTAAGCTGGAATAA